A region of Rhodospirillales bacterium DNA encodes the following proteins:
- a CDS encoding NAD(P)-dependent oxidoreductase produces MKIAFIGVGSMGGPMCRNIVKKTNHEVVVFDMNPTAVQACVAVGAKAAASVADAVATADVVMTSLPMPKDVEAVVTGAGGIAESARPGTVYFDLSTNSPAVVKRLAEALRSKGVTMLDAPVSGGVVGATNATIAIMVGGDKAAFDSQLPLLQSFGANVLHMGEIGSGTVAKLVNNMIAFCNMAAGAEGLMLGVMAGIDPVKLHQVISNSSGNSNAYRSMAERTLKGTFEPSFAMDLAYKDMHLALELADEIGAPAPLGAQTHNLLRLARGMGLGRSDTSAMVRVYETAMKREIRG; encoded by the coding sequence ATGAAGATCGCGTTCATCGGCGTGGGCAGCATGGGCGGCCCGATGTGCCGCAACATCGTCAAGAAGACCAACCACGAGGTGGTGGTGTTCGACATGAATCCGACGGCCGTGCAGGCCTGCGTCGCGGTCGGGGCCAAGGCCGCCGCCAGCGTCGCCGACGCGGTCGCCACCGCCGACGTCGTGATGACCTCGCTGCCCATGCCCAAGGACGTCGAGGCGGTCGTGACGGGCGCCGGCGGCATCGCCGAAAGCGCGCGGCCGGGCACGGTGTATTTCGACCTCAGCACCAACTCGCCGGCGGTCGTGAAGCGGCTGGCCGAGGCGCTCAGGTCCAAGGGCGTCACCATGCTCGACGCGCCGGTGTCCGGCGGCGTCGTCGGCGCCACGAACGCGACCATCGCGATCATGGTCGGCGGCGACAAGGCGGCCTTCGACTCGCAGCTGCCGCTGCTGCAGTCGTTCGGCGCCAACGTGCTGCACATGGGCGAGATCGGCTCCGGCACCGTCGCCAAGCTGGTCAACAACATGATCGCGTTCTGCAACATGGCGGCCGGCGCCGAGGGCCTGATGCTCGGGGTCATGGCCGGCATCGACCCGGTGAAGCTCCACCAGGTCATCAGCAACAGCAGCGGCAACAGCAACGCCTACCGCTCGATGGCGGAGCGCACGTTGAAGGGCACGTTCGAGCCCTCCTTCGCCATGGACCTCGCCTACAAGGACATGCACCTCGCGCTGGAGCTGGCGGACGAGATCGGCGCGCCCGCGCCGCTGGGCGCGCAGACGCACAACCTCCTGCGACTGGCCCGCGGCATGGGGCTGGGCCGCTCCGACACCTCGGCCATGGTCCGCGTCTACGAGACGGCGATGAAGCGCGAGATCCGCGGCTGA